CCGGTCGCGGGGCAAGCCGTTGAGGTCCATGAGGAGTCCTTTCCGCCTCGAATCGCCATTGAAATGAGTCCTGGCGGTCAGTGTAGCAAAAAAAACGGGCCGGCATGACCCGGCCCGCTTGATTCCCGAAGCAAGGCTTACATGGGTTTGCAGGGATTCTTGGCGGCACAAGGGTTCTTGGCAGCACAGGGATTGTGCTTCGCCGCGCAAGGATTGCAGGGGTTGCACGGGTTGTACTTCTTCTTGGCGGCACAGGGATTGTGCTTGGCGGCACAAGGGCTGCAAGGATTGTGCGCCTTTTTGGCCTTACAGGGGCTGCAATAGGCCAACTGCACAGGCATCTTGGCCTGGGCGGTGGGTAATGTATCGGTGGCGGCCGATCCGGCGAGAGCGGCGACACCGATGGCGGTGGCGGTGAGCGTTTCTTTGAACATGGAAAGTCCTCTTTGCAAGAAAAGTCAAAACGGTTTCAGGGGAACCCGGAAGGGGTACGGAAGGCCGTTTGTCGGTCTGTCCGGTTTTTGATCCCTCCGGGCGGTCTGTCGTGTTATTTGCGCACCTCTTCGGGCAGGAACATCAAGGAGTCCTGATCCTCGGCCACGGCGCCATGGCATTCGTGGCAGAAGGCCATGCCCGGATCGTTTTTGGCCTTGGTCTTACCGAACACCGATCCGTCGGGCAGAATCATGGTGTAGCGCCAGTCATCGGTGGCCTTGTTGAAGCCCGATGCCATCTTCTCCATGACAAACAGCGGTCCGACGCCCACCTTGCCGTGGGGCGAGACGGTGAAGCTGTCCTTGGCGATGACCGTTCCAGCCGGGGCCTTGCCGATGTTCTCGTATTGGCGATAGGCCGCCGCGCCGGTCTTGTTGACCCAATTGTTGACGTAGCGATCGCCATGGGTGGCCGCCTGATAGGGGGCCGTGGCGACATTATCCCAGCCGGTGTAATTGACCACCGAAGCCTCGCCGGACCCGCCATAGGCAGCGCGCATTTCCGGCAAGATGCACTTGTAGGCAGCCTGGGCTTCGGCGTTGTTCAACTCCGGAACCTCGGCGGCTCCGCCACAGGGATTGCAAGGATTGGCCGGGCCGCAAGGGTTCGCTGCGGCACAGGGATTCTTGGCCGCGCCGCAAGGGTTCGCTGCGGCACAGGGATTCTTGGCCGCGCAAGGATTGCAGGGGTTTTTAGTCGCACAAGGATTGCAGGGGTTTTTGGTCGCGCAAGGATTGCAGGGATTCTTCGCCGCGCAGGGATTGCAGGGGTGGCAGGACCCATGGGCCTTGGCCAACCGCGGCACCACGCAATGCTTGGACCAGGCCCCACCCGCCGCCGCACAGGGATTACAGGGATTGCAGGGGTTTTTGGCCGCGCAGGGGTTACAGGGATTGCAGGCGGCGAGTTGCACCCCGTTCGCCGACTTGGCCTGGGCGGGCGTGTTGGCGGTGGTCAAGGCGCCAAGGACAATGAATCCGGCGGCGGCCAAAACCGGCAACGCGGTCGAGGCTTTAAGGGTCAGCGGAAATGGGTGCACGGAACTCTCCTACGGCATTGAAAAATGTAAATCTGATCTTCCGAGGATGGTCTTGTTGTGAATTAGTCGCAATTAACACTGCGTCACGGCTGCGTGAGGCGGCGTGAGGGGAAGAGAGGCTCCCATACACAAGACCGTCGGCGCCCGATCGCGCGAGAGATCCGCGAAAACAGGAAAATAAGCTTTATAAATCCAGATTAGCGGCATAAATATCATAATTATCGCCATAAATACCGATTGTGCCCCATTTTTGTTCTTGACGTGCGCCTCCTATGTTTGATATGCCGGTGAAAGTACGCCTCATGATGGGCTTGTGGGCCTTAATGGGGGGTGATGTCACAAACCATCAATGCAAAGGAGTTCCCCATGGGAAGCCTCAATAGCGCAATGCCAGACTCCGCCACCAAGGGCTCCAAGGGGGCCTCTTCGTCGGACAATTCCCTGTTTTCCTTCGGCGAAACGAGCCCAGCGCCCCGGCACCTCTTCCAGCCCCGCCCTTGCCCGCGCCGTCCCCGGACTTCGGCACGACGCCCGATTTCGGCGGCGGCTGTCATCTTATGGCTCGGACACCTCCCTGAGGGTGGGTCGCTGTTCGATGAGGTCCCAACCCTTCATCCTGAGCCCGTCGAAGGAGCCCCCGCGCCCTTGCCAGCGCCGACCCTTGCCGATCCCCTTGGCCAAGTCCGATGCGACCCCGACCCTCGGCGCCGATCCCACCGACCGCCAGACCCGGGCCTTCAACAAGCGCCAGGAGGCGGCCAACCTCAAGGCGGCCCGGGCCGATTCCGATGCCGCCTGGAAGTTCCATCAGGATAAGAAAGCCGCCGAGCAAAAAGCCGCCAGCCAGCGGATCCAGGCCCGCCGCCAGGCCAGGCCGCCGAACGCCAACAGGAGGCCCAGGCCCGCAAGACCCACCAGGCCCGCATGCAGGCCCAACAGGCCCAGGCAAAGCAGGCCCAAGCAACGCAGGCCCAGGCAACCCAGGCCCAGGCAACCCAGGCCCAACCCGGCTTCCTGGCCCGCAAGCTGGGCGTGACACCCGTGCGATCGGCGCCGCAACCGGCACCGCAACCCGCCATCCCGCGCAGGCCAGAGGAAACGCCCATCCGCGTCGAACAGGCCCTGGCCAAGAGCCCGCCACCACTCCAATCCGATCCCGAGGATACCTGGGACGGCATGGCGCCGCCCAAGCCGGAGGAAATCCAAGCCATCCGCGACAAGCCGGTGGCCGCGCGCACCCATGCGGATCAGCGCCGCCTCCATTGGGCCGAGGATTACTGGACCAACGAGGATATCCAGACCGAAACCACCGCGTTCTACAAGCTCAACAGCGAAGTCGGCGCGCCCACGGGTCATGCCACGGGCCATGCCCCCTTCGGCGCCGATGGCGCCCGCTCGGAAGACGCCAGGATCAACCGCCAGCGCGCCGACGATGTGATCAAGCGCCTCGGGCCCGATGCCGATCCGGACCATGTGCGCATGGTCGAGGCGCATTACGGCATCGCCAACCCAGCCTCCGACGGCGGCGGCCTCTTGGGCGGTGACTGGGTCGACGCCCAAGGAAACTGGC
The sequence above is drawn from the Magnetospira sp. QH-2 genome and encodes:
- a CDS encoding cytochrome P460 family protein, which codes for MHPFPLTLKASTALPVLAAAGFIVLGALTTANTPAQAKSANGVQLAACNPCNPCAAKNPCNPCNPCAAAGGAWSKHCVVPRLAKAHGSCHPCNPCAAKNPCNPCATKNPCNPCATKNPCNPCAAKNPCAAANPCGAAKNPCAAANPCGPANPCNPCGGAAEVPELNNAEAQAAYKCILPEMRAAYGGSGEASVVNYTGWDNVATAPYQAATHGDRYVNNWVNKTGAAAYRQYENIGKAPAGTVIAKDSFTVSPHGKVGVGPLFVMEKMASGFNKATDDWRYTMILPDGSVFGKTKAKNDPGMAFCHECHGAVAEDQDSLMFLPEEVRK